One genomic window of Halobellus limi includes the following:
- a CDS encoding DUF7111 family protein produces MGEREASANGITARYEETETERLLTFQRDGSAAAIAQNIEGYAMLKVRPSADGDELERYYGFDMALDHAAELLGVSPHDLPVPDAASDMGM; encoded by the coding sequence ATGGGAGAACGCGAGGCGAGCGCCAACGGGATCACCGCGCGATACGAGGAGACCGAGACCGAGCGGTTGCTCACGTTCCAGCGCGACGGGAGCGCCGCAGCGATCGCACAGAACATCGAGGGGTACGCGATGCTGAAGGTTCGCCCGAGCGCCGACGGCGACGAACTCGAACGGTACTACGGCTTCGATATGGCGCTGGATCACGCCGCGGAACTGCTCGGCGTCTCGCCGCACGACCTGCCGGTCCCCGACGCCGCGTCGGATATGGGGATGTGA
- a CDS encoding 30S ribosomal protein S3ae, with protein MSERSVSKQKSGKRWYTLIAPEQFDRTEIGSTFADEPEKVDGRTVEVTLGDITGDQGENNTKLTFKVNEVTSDAAYTEFIKHELARDYVRSLVRRGASKVDVAITVLTTDDYRVQLQPVAFTTKKADRSQEKAIRRVMIDLVEEAAAERTFEELVDSVIEGRLSSAIYGEAKTIYPLRRVEVQKLTLEARPEEVAAEEEAAVDVDEEDVAVDDA; from the coding sequence ATGAGTGAACGATCAGTTTCGAAGCAGAAGAGCGGCAAGCGATGGTACACCCTCATCGCGCCGGAGCAGTTCGACCGGACCGAGATCGGTTCGACCTTCGCGGACGAACCCGAGAAGGTCGACGGTCGGACCGTCGAGGTCACCCTCGGCGACATCACCGGCGATCAGGGCGAGAACAACACGAAGCTCACCTTCAAGGTGAACGAGGTCACGAGCGACGCGGCCTACACGGAGTTCATCAAGCACGAACTCGCGCGCGACTACGTGCGCAGCCTCGTCCGCCGCGGGGCCTCGAAGGTCGACGTGGCGATCACGGTGCTGACGACGGACGACTACCGCGTCCAGCTCCAGCCCGTCGCCTTCACGACGAAGAAGGCAGACCGGAGCCAGGAGAAGGCGATCCGTCGAGTGATGATCGACCTCGTCGAGGAGGCCGCCGCCGAGCGGACCTTCGAGGAGCTCGTCGACAGCGTCATCGAGGGACGGCTCTCCTCGGCGATCTACGGCGAGGCGAAGACGATCTACCCGCTCCGCCGGGTCGAGGTGCAGAAGCTCACCCTCGAAGCGCGACCCGAGGAGGTCGCCGCCGAGGAAGAGGCCGCCGTCGACGTCGACGAGGAAGACGTCGCGGTCGACGACGCCTGA
- a CDS encoding nucleotidyltransferase domain-containing protein produces the protein MSVELSLEAVDSALSDRARAYLAALAAALDEEAVVAVHLFGSVVSDETTPISDVDLIVVLASDVSESYVADVERRCEELAAAHLDAGTDDRSALERAVERATGMYRSGFVTTEAAVAAGEFPAVFDTSPIAPFVAPWRTVLFGVFETGVTVYGRPVEPRWEAVGTPFAFPYRELLRSLLTTVALAAAQVGYALVSPRAIDYSLEAAKWTAYNCAFHLGDGPSGSLDRAVDLAPVPRWYRRRFLALRSDPEPDLGFVVLTPLVVLYAHLVTIARLVRAPSQQGRE, from the coding sequence ATGAGCGTGGAACTGTCCTTGGAGGCGGTCGACTCCGCGCTGTCCGATCGGGCCCGCGCGTACCTCGCCGCGCTCGCCGCGGCCCTCGACGAGGAGGCGGTCGTCGCCGTCCACCTGTTCGGCAGCGTGGTCTCCGACGAGACGACCCCGATCAGCGACGTCGATCTGATCGTGGTTCTCGCCTCGGACGTCTCGGAGTCGTACGTCGCCGACGTCGAACGCCGCTGCGAGGAGTTGGCCGCGGCACACCTCGACGCCGGCACCGACGATCGCTCGGCGCTCGAACGAGCCGTCGAACGGGCAACCGGGATGTACCGGTCGGGGTTCGTGACCACCGAGGCGGCGGTAGCGGCGGGGGAGTTCCCCGCGGTTTTCGACACCAGCCCGATCGCCCCCTTCGTCGCGCCCTGGCGGACGGTCCTGTTCGGCGTCTTCGAGACGGGAGTCACGGTCTACGGCCGGCCCGTCGAACCCCGGTGGGAAGCGGTCGGCACGCCCTTCGCCTTCCCGTACCGCGAACTGCTCCGGAGCCTCCTGACGACCGTCGCCCTCGCCGCCGCGCAGGTCGGATACGCGCTCGTCTCCCCGCGGGCGATCGACTACTCGCTGGAGGCGGCGAAGTGGACGGCGTACAACTGCGCGTTCCACCTCGGCGACGGCCCGTCCGGGTCGCTCGACCGCGCGGTCGACCTCGCTCCGGTTCCCCGGTGGTACCGCCGCCGGTTTCTCGCGCTTCGATCCGACCCGGAGCCGGACCTCGGGTTCGTCGTTCTGACTCCCCTCGTGGTTCTCTACGCGCACCTGGTGACGATCGCTCGTCTCGTCCGCGCGCCCTCACAACAGGGACGCGAGTGA
- a CDS encoding phytoene/squalene synthase family protein, which yields MSQQDERPRVDQADLQWCHESVQGVSRTFALTVDVLDEPMSSYICLGYLVCRIADTVEDASHIPPTDQAELLRTYDAVLDPDDDTGAERFASEVEPHLPAEEEMTDDWAVVRDSPRVLQTFQSLPEDVQHAVVPPARELVQGMAEFVERYDDRGGLRIQTRSELEEYCYYAAGTVGNLITNLVTRHDVAADRRRRLYDTAEEFGLLLQLVNISKDVYDDYTAEDNVYLPAEWLRDAGVPQEEIIEDEHEENAASVVRRTAEFAGSFLDDAQTYLETVPLRDGNTLEAWAIPFLLAVGTLRELLSRPEDALSAKGVKISRQEVLAVVTEMRDGGSRDSLEELRREVAAGPYHASPSNAD from the coding sequence ATGTCTCAGCAGGATGAACGCCCCCGAGTCGACCAAGCCGATCTCCAGTGGTGTCACGAATCGGTCCAGGGGGTTTCTCGTACCTTCGCGCTCACGGTGGACGTGCTCGACGAACCGATGTCCTCGTACATCTGTCTCGGGTATCTCGTCTGCCGGATCGCGGACACCGTCGAAGACGCCTCGCACATCCCTCCGACCGACCAGGCCGAACTGCTCCGCACGTACGACGCCGTCCTCGATCCCGACGACGACACCGGCGCCGAGCGGTTCGCGAGCGAGGTCGAGCCACACCTCCCCGCTGAGGAGGAGATGACCGACGACTGGGCGGTCGTGCGCGATTCGCCACGAGTGCTGCAGACCTTCCAGAGCCTCCCGGAGGACGTCCAGCACGCCGTCGTCCCGCCGGCGAGAGAGCTGGTTCAGGGGATGGCCGAGTTCGTCGAGCGCTACGACGACCGCGGCGGGCTCCGGATCCAGACCCGTAGCGAGTTAGAGGAGTACTGTTACTACGCCGCGGGGACGGTCGGCAACCTCATCACGAACCTCGTGACGCGCCACGACGTCGCGGCCGACCGCCGTCGCCGGCTGTACGACACCGCCGAGGAGTTCGGGCTGCTCCTGCAACTCGTCAACATCTCGAAGGACGTCTACGACGACTACACCGCCGAGGACAACGTGTACCTCCCGGCGGAGTGGCTCCGCGACGCCGGCGTCCCCCAGGAGGAGATCATCGAGGACGAACACGAGGAGAACGCCGCGTCGGTCGTGCGCCGAACGGCCGAGTTCGCCGGGTCGTTCCTCGACGACGCACAGACGTACCTGGAGACGGTGCCGCTCCGCGACGGCAACACCCTCGAGGCGTGGGCCATCCCGTTCCTCCTCGCCGTCGGGACCCTCCGGGAACTGCTCTCGCGGCCGGAAGACGCGCTCTCCGCGAAGGGCGTGAAGATTTCCAGACAGGAGGTGCTCGCGGTCGTCACCGAGATGCGGGACGGCGGCAGCCGCGACTCCTTAGAGGAACTCCGCCGGGAGGTCGCCGCGGGTCCGTATCACGCGTCGCCCTCGAACGCCGACTGA
- a CDS encoding AbrB/MazE/SpoVT family DNA-binding domain-containing protein, whose amino-acid sequence MGTLTNTKISEKNLTTVPKPVRNFLDVGAGDRVEWQVEDGKIIVEKFESGE is encoded by the coding sequence ATGGGCACGCTGACGAACACCAAAATCTCGGAGAAGAACCTGACGACGGTCCCCAAACCGGTCCGAAACTTCCTCGACGTCGGCGCCGGCGACCGCGTCGAGTGGCAGGTCGAAGACGGGAAGATCATCGTCGAGAAGTTCGAGAGCGG
- a CDS encoding cupredoxin domain-containing protein: MTGQRASGGGRLSRRRLLGGLGAVATGGIAGCSASSAEDDYDVGMTAVAFDPPEFTVAAGETVVWRNTSSRGHTVTAYDSGIPEDAEFFASGGYETTQEARDAFTSEFGGAIDSGETWSHTFEVPGEYQYFCIPHEQAGMVGTIVVEE, translated from the coding sequence ATGACAGGACAGCGAGCGTCGGGCGGCGGTCGTCTCTCCCGGCGGCGCCTCCTCGGCGGACTCGGCGCGGTGGCGACCGGAGGGATCGCCGGCTGTTCGGCATCGAGCGCGGAGGACGACTACGACGTCGGGATGACCGCGGTCGCGTTCGATCCGCCGGAGTTCACAGTCGCCGCCGGCGAGACGGTCGTCTGGCGGAACACGAGTTCGCGCGGGCACACCGTCACCGCCTACGACTCGGGGATCCCCGAAGACGCCGAGTTCTTCGCCAGCGGCGGCTACGAGACGACACAGGAGGCCCGCGACGCGTTCACCTCGGAGTTCGGCGGCGCCATCGACAGCGGAGAGACGTGGTCACACACCTTCGAGGTGCCCGGCGAGTACCAGTACTTCTGTATCCCGCACGAACAGGCCGGAATGGTCGGAACGATCGTCGTCGAGGAGTAG
- a CDS encoding protein sorting system archaetidylserine synthase (This PssA-like phosphatidyltransferase, along with a PssD-like decarboxylase, is required in Haloarchaea for the archaeosortase ArtA to replace the PGF-CTERM sorting signal with a C-terminal lipid anchor.) — MKPRFVGRVGLADAVTVSNAALGFVSAVAATVDVELAARILLLAAIADALDGVVARRRGGTEVGPYLDSLADVASFGVAPALLVSMAVSTSWGLTGGRGLLALAGGALFVAAAVTRLGLYTAYDSDAAETEGVQTTLAATIIGASVLAGFTSPVVLVPLVYLLAALMLAPITYPDLHAQDALVMGIVQAAAILLAGRMGERLVGAIGEGFAFGLLFLSLAYLFLGPRFYWRRD; from the coding sequence ATGAAGCCGCGGTTCGTCGGTCGGGTGGGACTCGCCGACGCGGTGACCGTCTCCAACGCCGCGCTCGGCTTCGTCTCGGCGGTCGCAGCCACCGTCGACGTCGAACTCGCCGCGCGGATCCTCCTGCTCGCGGCGATCGCGGACGCCCTCGACGGCGTCGTGGCGCGGCGACGCGGCGGGACGGAGGTCGGCCCCTACCTCGACTCGCTGGCCGACGTCGCCTCCTTCGGCGTCGCGCCCGCGCTGTTGGTCTCGATGGCGGTGTCGACGTCGTGGGGACTGACCGGCGGGAGAGGGCTACTCGCGCTCGCGGGCGGGGCGCTCTTCGTCGCCGCCGCGGTCACGCGTCTCGGCCTCTACACCGCCTACGACAGCGACGCCGCTGAGACGGAGGGCGTCCAGACCACGCTCGCGGCGACGATCATCGGCGCGTCCGTGCTCGCGGGGTTCACGAGCCCCGTCGTCCTCGTCCCGCTGGTGTATCTGCTGGCGGCGCTGATGCTCGCGCCGATCACGTATCCCGACCTGCACGCCCAGGACGCGCTGGTGATGGGCATCGTCCAGGCGGCGGCGATCCTCCTCGCCGGTCGGATGGGCGAGCGGCTCGTCGGCGCCATCGGCGAGGGGTTCGCCTTCGGACTGCTCTTTCTCTCGCTCGCGTATCTCTTCCTCGGGCCGCGGTTCTACTGGCGGCGGGACTGA
- a CDS encoding DUF998 domain-containing protein, whose translation MTAGDSPAARLAGPVGAVFTSSTVLAATLLSPTFSWTESALSDLGVAADPLVALLFNGGLVGGAALGLAYALALRPHSSPLAVGYALSLLAMALVGVFPAGTEPHFPAAIAFFLLATATVTLDGWRRRASPTGRVSLMLAAGHVAGWILWSYGIRPGDGFALPELGGVVMFGAWLLALAPPSQSWWRRDRR comes from the coding sequence ATGACGGCCGGAGACTCGCCCGCCGCGCGCCTCGCCGGACCGGTCGGAGCGGTCTTCACGAGTTCGACCGTGCTGGCAGCGACGCTTCTCTCGCCGACCTTCTCGTGGACCGAGAGCGCCCTCTCTGACCTCGGGGTCGCCGCCGACCCGCTCGTCGCGCTGCTTTTCAACGGCGGCCTCGTCGGCGGCGCCGCGCTCGGACTCGCGTACGCGCTCGCGCTGCGCCCGCATTCGTCCCCTCTCGCCGTCGGTTACGCGCTCTCGCTGCTCGCGATGGCGCTCGTCGGCGTCTTTCCGGCCGGGACGGAGCCGCACTTCCCCGCTGCGATCGCCTTCTTCCTGCTCGCCACGGCGACAGTGACGCTCGACGGTTGGCGGCGGCGCGCGTCTCCGACCGGTCGCGTGAGCCTTATGCTCGCGGCCGGGCACGTCGCCGGATGGATACTGTGGTCGTACGGGATCCGCCCCGGCGACGGCTTCGCCCTGCCGGAACTCGGCGGCGTCGTGATGTTCGGCGCGTGGCTGCTGGCGCTCGCGCCGCCTTCACAGTCGTGGTGGCGTCGCGACCGTCGGTGA
- the trpB gene encoding tryptophan synthase subunit beta encodes MSDGEFEGYGGRHVPEPLAEPLEQLATAYDEIKETEEFRNELDDLLEDYAGRPTPLYHAEGLSERYGAEIYLKREDLLHGGAHKINNALGQALLAKQAGKSRLIAETGAGQHGTATAMVGALLDLDTEIYMGEKDVERQKMNVFRMRLMGAEVNEVTRGGAGLSDAVDAALEDFAANIDDTHYLVGSVVGPDPFPRMVRDFQAVIGEEAREQFLDRTGDLPDAAVACVGGGSNAMGLFHAFRDDDVAFYGAEGGGEGEGSKRHAAPLADGEDGTIHGMRTRVIDEDVEVHSVSAGLDYPGVGPEHAMFRAVGRCDYRAVDDGAATAAFRELAEEEGIIPALESSHAIALAKDLADEHDTILVNLSGRGDKDMEQAAELFDLG; translated from the coding sequence ATGTCAGACGGAGAGTTCGAGGGATACGGCGGACGGCACGTCCCCGAACCCCTCGCCGAGCCGCTCGAACAGCTGGCGACCGCCTACGACGAGATCAAGGAGACCGAGGAGTTCCGGAACGAACTCGACGACCTGCTCGAAGACTACGCCGGACGGCCGACGCCGCTCTACCACGCCGAGGGGCTGAGCGAGCGCTACGGGGCGGAGATCTACCTCAAGCGCGAGGACCTGCTCCACGGCGGCGCGCACAAGATCAACAACGCGCTCGGACAGGCGCTGCTCGCGAAACAGGCCGGTAAGTCCCGGCTGATCGCCGAGACGGGCGCGGGCCAGCACGGCACCGCCACGGCGATGGTCGGCGCCCTACTCGATCTCGACACGGAGATCTACATGGGGGAGAAGGACGTCGAGCGCCAGAAGATGAACGTCTTCCGGATGCGGCTGATGGGCGCGGAGGTCAACGAGGTCACGCGCGGCGGGGCGGGCCTGTCGGACGCCGTCGACGCCGCCTTGGAGGACTTCGCGGCGAACATCGACGACACCCACTACCTCGTCGGCTCCGTCGTCGGTCCCGACCCCTTCCCGCGGATGGTCCGGGACTTCCAGGCCGTGATCGGCGAGGAGGCCCGCGAGCAGTTCCTCGACCGCACCGGCGACCTCCCCGATGCCGCGGTCGCCTGCGTCGGCGGCGGCAGCAACGCGATGGGGCTGTTCCACGCCTTCCGCGACGACGACGTCGCGTTCTACGGCGCGGAGGGCGGCGGCGAGGGCGAGGGATCGAAGCGCCACGCCGCCCCGCTGGCCGACGGCGAGGACGGGACCATCCACGGGATGCGGACCCGCGTCATCGACGAGGACGTGGAGGTCCACTCCGTCTCGGCCGGCCTCGACTACCCCGGCGTCGGCCCGGAGCACGCGATGTTCCGCGCGGTCGGTCGCTGTGACTACCGCGCCGTCGACGACGGGGCCGCGACGGCCGCGTTCAGAGAACTCGCCGAGGAGGAGGGCATCATCCCCGCGCTCGAATCCAGCCACGCGATCGCGCTCGCGAAGGACCTCGCCGACGAGCACGACACGATCCTCGTGAACCTGAGCGGCCGCGGCGACAAGGACATGGAGCAGGCCGCAGAGCTGTTCGATCTCGGCTGA
- a CDS encoding helix-turn-helix transcriptional regulator, with the protein MSRWLQSGRRRDLCALLYEAGELRGQKLKTALERHYETRLDPQSFYGSLDALVDRGLVACETEGIHDVYRLTEAGVRGVESHHAWLTARLDGRDVDG; encoded by the coding sequence ATGTCGCGGTGGCTCCAGAGCGGTCGACGACGGGACCTGTGCGCGCTGCTCTACGAGGCGGGTGAACTCCGCGGACAGAAGCTCAAGACGGCGCTCGAACGACACTACGAGACCCGGCTCGACCCGCAGTCGTTCTACGGGAGCCTCGACGCGCTCGTCGACCGCGGTCTGGTCGCCTGCGAGACCGAGGGGATCCACGACGTCTACCGACTCACCGAGGCCGGCGTCCGGGGCGTCGAGTCACACCACGCGTGGCTCACCGCGCGACTGGACGGACGCGACGTCGACGGTTGA
- a CDS encoding 30S ribosomal protein S15, with product MARMHTRRRGSSGSDKPVADEPPEWSDVDPDDIEARVVELAEQGYEPSQIGLKLRDEGVKGVPVPDVKVATGKKVTTILEENDAAPELPEDLRNLMERAVGLRRHVNENQQDMQNKRALQNTESKIRRLVDYYRGDELDEDFTYTYDVAVKLLEE from the coding sequence ATGGCACGAATGCACACCCGCCGCCGCGGCTCGTCCGGTTCGGACAAGCCGGTGGCAGACGAACCCCCGGAGTGGAGCGACGTCGACCCCGACGACATCGAAGCGCGCGTCGTCGAACTCGCAGAGCAGGGCTACGAGCCCAGCCAGATCGGCCTGAAGCTCCGCGACGAAGGCGTCAAGGGCGTTCCCGTCCCCGACGTCAAGGTCGCGACCGGCAAGAAGGTCACCACGATCCTCGAAGAGAACGACGCCGCCCCGGAGCTTCCCGAAGACCTCCGGAACCTGATGGAGCGCGCCGTCGGTCTCCGTCGGCACGTCAACGAGAACCAGCAGGATATGCAGAACAAGCGCGCCCTGCAGAACACCGAATCGAAGATCCGTCGGCTCGTCGACTACTACCGCGGTGACGAGCTCGACGAGGACTTCACCTACACGTACGACGTCGCCGTCAAGCTCCTCGAAGAGTAA
- a CDS encoding KEOPS complex subunit Pcc1, translating to MSRDDSNDGAETDSEGTTTDSTETEPNATDATRTRESRTARLRTTHADAETVAAAIRPDNTDAMETTVEGDTLSTRISRETVGGLQSTVDDTVVNLTVADAIVDTTRTHIYE from the coding sequence ATGAGCCGGGACGACTCGAACGACGGAGCGGAGACCGACTCCGAGGGGACGACGACTGACAGCACAGAGACGGAACCGAACGCGACGGACGCGACTCGCACTCGCGAGTCGCGGACGGCCCGCCTCCGGACGACCCACGCCGACGCCGAGACGGTGGCGGCGGCGATTCGCCCGGACAACACCGACGCGATGGAAACGACCGTCGAGGGCGACACGCTCTCGACGCGGATCTCCCGCGAGACGGTCGGCGGGCTGCAGTCCACGGTGGACGACACCGTGGTCAACCTGACGGTGGCGGACGCCATCGTCGACACGACACGGACACACATCTATGAGTGA
- a CDS encoding cytochrome c oxidase subunit 3, with amino-acid sequence MGTEEAHDDHGHHLPAVEDWPRGFGEASWWPFVTALGAAGVYVAAALYILGRGDGAIVSPIAGPAALVVTIGIFLVGLYGWVYHAFVIKFWERDADAKSANKLRWGMLAFLGSELATFGALFGYYFYIRAGDWGSIFVGVPNLTTSLVIGNTLILILSSITLHYAHVAIRNDDRAKFVGGLAVTLLLGVVFIGGQIYEYYEFIIHEGFTLTSGFFASAFFGLTGLHGLHVSLGAVLLGIVFVRALFGQYSAERHVSVSTASMYWHFVDVVWVFLVVVLYVGAEVGA; translated from the coding sequence ATGGGTACCGAAGAAGCACACGACGACCACGGACATCACCTCCCCGCGGTGGAGGACTGGCCCCGTGGGTTCGGTGAGGCGAGTTGGTGGCCGTTCGTCACCGCACTCGGTGCGGCGGGGGTCTACGTCGCGGCCGCGCTGTACATCCTCGGACGCGGCGACGGCGCGATCGTCAGCCCGATCGCCGGGCCCGCCGCGCTCGTCGTCACGATCGGCATCTTCTTGGTCGGACTGTACGGCTGGGTGTATCACGCGTTCGTGATCAAGTTCTGGGAGCGCGACGCCGACGCCAAGAGCGCGAACAAACTCCGCTGGGGGATGCTCGCGTTCCTCGGCTCTGAACTGGCGACGTTCGGCGCGCTGTTCGGCTACTACTTCTACATCCGCGCCGGCGACTGGGGCTCGATCTTCGTCGGCGTGCCGAACCTGACGACGTCGCTCGTCATCGGCAACACGCTCATCCTGATCCTCTCGTCGATCACGCTGCACTACGCGCACGTCGCGATCCGGAACGACGACCGCGCGAAGTTCGTCGGGGGTCTCGCCGTGACGCTGCTCCTCGGCGTGGTCTTCATCGGCGGACAGATCTACGAGTACTACGAGTTCATCATCCACGAGGGCTTCACGCTGACGTCGGGCTTCTTCGCCTCGGCGTTCTTCGGCCTCACCGGGTTGCACGGACTCCACGTCAGCCTCGGTGCGGTACTCCTCGGCATCGTCTTCGTCCGGGCGCTCTTCGGTCAGTACTCGGCCGAACGGCACGTCTCCGTCAGCACGGCGTCGATGTACTGGCACTTCGTCGACGTCGTCTGGGTGTTCCTCGTCGTCGTCCTCTACGTCGGCGCGGAAGTCGGCGCGTAG
- a CDS encoding cobalamin-independent methionine synthase II family protein yields the protein MSPPTIRTTHVGSLPRSDRLRSLLTDTADRDDAAFEEAVDESVREVVRRQAEVGIDVANDGEQSRIAYSVDVTNRLSGFGEGTVERAWPSDLDDFPEYAEELLGDTENIGGPVATGPIEYVGEDDLRRDLARFDEAVTAEGVEFPARFHTAPSPGAVLRFTETDYHDSDEAYLFDLAEALATEYEAIAETGAILQIDAPDLLAGFTLTYKDDSVDQFRERVRTHVDALNRAVAGIPDEQIRLHGCWGNYEGPHHHDVALDEVIGAFYEADVGGLVVEGANPRHQHEYRTFEEHPLPDGWRLIPGVIDVKTNVVEHPEVVAERIERFADAVGDPERVVAGADCGFETVVEGANAVHPAIAWKKLEALREGADLAAERLA from the coding sequence ATGTCACCGCCCACGATCCGAACCACGCACGTCGGGAGTCTCCCCCGCTCGGACCGGCTCCGATCGCTGCTGACCGACACCGCCGACCGCGACGACGCGGCGTTCGAGGAGGCCGTCGACGAGTCGGTCCGGGAGGTCGTGCGCCGCCAGGCCGAGGTCGGCATCGACGTCGCCAACGACGGCGAACAGAGCCGCATCGCCTACTCCGTCGACGTCACCAACCGCCTCTCGGGCTTCGGCGAGGGGACCGTCGAGCGCGCGTGGCCCTCGGACCTCGACGACTTCCCGGAGTACGCCGAGGAACTGCTCGGCGACACCGAGAACATCGGCGGCCCGGTCGCGACGGGGCCGATCGAGTACGTCGGCGAGGACGATCTGCGACGCGACCTCGCCCGCTTCGACGAGGCGGTCACCGCCGAGGGCGTCGAGTTCCCCGCCCGGTTCCACACCGCGCCCTCGCCCGGAGCCGTCCTGCGGTTCACCGAGACCGACTACCACGACAGCGACGAGGCGTACCTGTTCGACCTCGCGGAGGCGCTCGCCACCGAGTACGAGGCGATCGCCGAGACGGGGGCGATCCTCCAGATCGACGCCCCAGACCTGCTGGCGGGCTTCACGCTCACGTACAAGGACGACTCCGTCGACCAGTTCCGCGAGCGCGTCCGCACCCACGTCGACGCGCTCAACCGGGCGGTCGCGGGGATCCCCGACGAGCAGATCCGCCTGCACGGCTGCTGGGGCAACTACGAGGGCCCACACCACCACGACGTCGCGCTCGACGAGGTGATCGGGGCGTTCTACGAGGCCGACGTCGGCGGCCTGGTCGTCGAGGGCGCGAACCCGCGGCACCAACACGAGTACCGGACCTTCGAGGAGCATCCGCTGCCGGACGGCTGGCGGCTGATCCCCGGCGTGATCGACGTGAAAACCAACGTCGTCGAGCATCCGGAGGTCGTCGCCGAGCGCATCGAGCGCTTCGCGGACGCGGTGGGCGACCCCGAACGCGTCGTCGCCGGCGCGGACTGCGGCTTCGAGACGGTCGTCGAGGGCGCCAACGCCGTCCACCCCGCGATCGCCTGGAAGAAACTGGAAGCACTACGCGAGGGCGCCGATCTGGCGGCCGAACGGCTGGCCTGA